One Mangrovimonas cancribranchiae DNA segment encodes these proteins:
- the thrS gene encoding threonine--tRNA ligase, producing MINITLPDGSVKEFESGVTPYEVARSISEGLARNVISASYNNQTIESTTELTKDGSLILYTWKDDEGKKAFWHSSAHVLAQALEELYPGIKLTIGPAIENGFYYDVDLGEHSISDKDFKTIEDKMLQIAREKHEFKMRSATKTEALQLYKDNEYKTELIENLEDGTITFCDHSTFTDLCRGGHIPNTGIIKAVKILSVAGAYWRGDENNTQLTRVYGISFPKQKELKEYLELLEEAKKRDHRKLGRELELFTFSQKVGQGLPLWLPKGAALRERLENFLKAAQKKAGYEMVISPHIGQKELYVTSGHYAKYGEDSFQPIHTPKEDEEFLLKPMNCPHHCEIFKHTQWSYKDLPKRYAEFGTVYRYEQSGELHGLTRVRGFTQDDAHIFCTPEQLDEEFKKVIDLVLYVFGSLGFENFTTQVSLRDPENPEKYIGDEEHWVKAEQAIIDAVKDKELDYVVETGEAAFYGPKLDFMVKDALGRSWQLGTIQVDYQLPKRFELSYKGSDNEMHQPVMIHRAPFGSMERFIAILLEHTGGNFPLWLMPEQVIVLSISEKYEKYAEKVLNLLENNEIRALIDNRNETMGKKIRDAEVKKIPYMIVVGEKEEQENKISVRQHGGEDLGMISVQELANIIGNEINTSLKQF from the coding sequence ATGATAAATATTACATTACCTGATGGTAGCGTTAAAGAATTTGAATCTGGCGTTACGCCTTATGAAGTAGCTAGAAGTATTAGTGAAGGTTTGGCAAGAAATGTTATTTCTGCAAGTTATAACAACCAAACAATAGAATCTACAACAGAATTAACCAAAGATGGTTCTCTTATATTATATACGTGGAAAGATGATGAAGGCAAGAAAGCTTTTTGGCACTCCTCTGCCCACGTCCTTGCTCAAGCTTTAGAAGAACTGTATCCTGGTATAAAACTAACGATTGGCCCGGCTATTGAAAATGGCTTTTATTATGATGTTGATTTAGGCGAGCATTCAATCTCTGATAAAGACTTTAAAACTATTGAAGATAAAATGCTTCAAATTGCTAGAGAAAAGCATGAATTTAAAATGCGATCTGCTACTAAAACAGAAGCTCTACAATTATATAAGGACAATGAATACAAAACTGAGCTTATAGAAAACCTTGAAGATGGCACGATAACTTTTTGTGATCATTCTACGTTTACCGATTTATGTCGTGGTGGACATATTCCTAATACAGGCATTATAAAAGCCGTTAAAATTTTATCGGTTGCTGGAGCTTATTGGAGGGGCGACGAGAACAACACACAACTTACAAGAGTTTATGGTATTTCTTTCCCTAAACAAAAAGAGCTTAAAGAATACTTAGAGTTGCTTGAAGAAGCCAAAAAAAGGGATCACCGTAAACTAGGTAGAGAACTAGAACTATTTACATTCTCTCAAAAAGTGGGACAAGGTTTACCATTATGGCTTCCAAAAGGCGCCGCTTTAAGAGAACGATTAGAAAACTTCCTTAAAGCTGCTCAAAAAAAAGCAGGTTACGAAATGGTTATTTCCCCACACATAGGACAAAAAGAACTCTATGTTACCTCTGGACACTATGCTAAATACGGTGAAGATAGTTTTCAACCTATTCACACACCTAAAGAAGATGAAGAGTTTCTATTAAAACCTATGAATTGTCCGCATCACTGCGAAATTTTTAAACACACACAATGGTCTTATAAAGATTTACCAAAACGCTATGCCGAATTTGGCACCGTATACAGATACGAACAAAGTGGTGAACTTCATGGATTAACTCGAGTAAGAGGATTCACACAAGATGATGCACATATTTTCTGCACGCCTGAACAATTAGATGAAGAATTTAAAAAAGTAATCGACCTGGTATTATATGTCTTTGGGTCTTTAGGATTTGAAAACTTCACTACGCAAGTTTCTTTAAGAGATCCTGAGAATCCTGAAAAGTATATTGGCGATGAAGAACATTGGGTAAAAGCAGAACAAGCTATTATAGATGCTGTTAAAGACAAAGAACTCGATTATGTAGTTGAAACTGGAGAAGCTGCCTTTTACGGCCCTAAATTAGACTTTATGGTGAAAGATGCCCTTGGAAGAAGTTGGCAGTTAGGAACCATACAAGTAGACTACCAATTACCTAAACGCTTTGAGTTATCTTATAAAGGTAGTGACAACGAAATGCATCAGCCAGTAATGATACATCGCGCCCCTTTTGGTAGCATGGAACGTTTTATTGCTATATTATTAGAACATACTGGCGGAAATTTCCCTTTATGGCTCATGCCAGAGCAAGTCATTGTACTATCAATCAGTGAGAAATACGAAAAATACGCTGAAAAAGTTTTAAATTTGTTAGAAAATAACGAAATTCGCGCCCTAATTGACAACAGGAATGAAACTATGGGAAAAAAGATTCGGGATGCCGAAGTAAAGAAAATCCCTTATATGATTGTTGTTGGAGAGAAAGAAGAACAGGAAAACAAGATATCGGTAAGACAGCATGGTGGCGAGGATCTTGGCATGATTTCTGTACAAGAATTAGCAAACATAATTGGTAACGAGATAAATACATCTCTAAAACAATTTTAA
- the infC gene encoding translation initiation factor IF-3, translating to MAIRRRKQSRGRVKKEDQHRINSKIRAEKVRVVGDNVDVGIYPIKQALNIADEQGLDLVEISPKADPPVCKVMDYKKFLYEQKKREKALKAKASKVVVKEIRFGPQTDDHDYEFKKKHAEKFLKDGAKLKAFVFFKGRSIVFKEQGQILLLRLAQDLEDYGKVEQMPKLEGKRMTMFIAPKKSK from the coding sequence ATAGCAATACGTAGAAGAAAACAGTCCCGTGGAAGGGTTAAAAAAGAAGATCAACACAGAATTAATTCAAAAATTAGAGCTGAAAAAGTTCGTGTAGTAGGTGATAATGTTGATGTTGGAATATATCCAATTAAACAAGCACTTAATATCGCTGATGAACAAGGTTTAGACCTTGTAGAGATTTCACCAAAGGCAGATCCTCCTGTTTGTAAAGTTATGGACTATAAAAAGTTTCTTTATGAGCAGAAAAAACGCGAAAAAGCCTTAAAAGCTAAAGCTAGTAAAGTTGTAGTTAAAGAGATTCGTTTTGGTCCTCAAACCGATGATCATGATTACGAATTTAAAAAGAAACATGCTGAAAAGTTTTTAAAAGACGGAGCAAAGTTAAAAGCTTTTGTATTTTTCAAAGGGCGTTCTATCGTCTTTAAAGAACAAGGACAAATCTTGTTATTACGTTTGGCTCAAGATCTAGAAGATTATGGCAAAGTAGAACAAATGCCTAAACTTGAAGGTAAACGTATGACAATGTTTATAGCTCCTAAAAAAAGTAAGTAA
- the rpmI gene encoding 50S ribosomal protein L35 — MPKMKTKSSAKKRFKLTGTGKIKRKHAFKSHILTKKSKKRKLKLTHSTLVHKADEGSIKEQLRLK, encoded by the coding sequence ATGCCTAAAATGAAAACAAAATCCAGTGCTAAAAAACGTTTTAAGTTAACTGGCACAGGAAAAATTAAAAGAAAGCACGCTTTTAAGAGTCACATCTTAACAAAGAAATCTAAAAAGCGTAAGCTAAAGCTAACTCACAGTACTTTGGTACACAAAGCTGATGAGGGAAGTATTAAGGAACAATTACGTTTAAAATAA
- the rplT gene encoding 50S ribosomal protein L20 produces MPRSVNSVAKRARRKKVLKQAKGYFGRRKNVWTVAKNAVDKAMQYSYRDRKAKKRTFRSLWIQRINAGARQHGMSYSKFMGQLKANNIELNRKVLADLAMNNPEAFKAIVDKVK; encoded by the coding sequence ATGCCAAGATCAGTAAATTCAGTAGCAAAAAGAGCCAGAAGAAAAAAGGTTCTTAAGCAAGCAAAAGGTTACTTTGGACGTCGTAAAAACGTTTGGACAGTAGCTAAAAACGCGGTTGATAAAGCGATGCAATACTCGTACAGAGACCGTAAAGCAAAAAAGAGAACATTCCGTTCGTTATGGATTCAGCGTATTAATGCTGGAGCTAGACAACACGGTATGTCTTACTCGAAGTTTATGGGACAGTTAAAAGCTAACAACATCGAATTAAACCGTAAGGTTTTAGCTGATTTAGCGATGAACAACCCAGAAGCTTTCAAAGCAATTGTTGATAAAGTAAAATAG
- a CDS encoding HAD family hydrolase: MNLSQVKLVVTDMDGTLLNSKGQVSEEFFTLFKMLQKHNVHFIAASGRQYHSIVSKLNTIKENITIIAENGGIAKRNNTHLHANYFPNSDVQKIIPFLRNINDAHIVLCGEKAAYIESKDEAFITMFKEYYTEYKVVENLTEVNNDNFLKIAVYSFGGAEENLYPHFKQFEDIIQVKISGNNWMDLSHIDTNKGYALQKIQHELDVLPSETIVFGDYNNDLEMLQLSEFSFAMQNAHPNVKQTAKYETKSNDDGGVEFILKKLIEDKESLISSDC, encoded by the coding sequence ATGAATCTATCTCAAGTAAAACTAGTTGTTACCGATATGGACGGAACGCTACTTAACTCAAAAGGACAAGTAAGCGAGGAGTTTTTTACATTATTTAAAATGCTACAAAAGCATAACGTTCATTTTATTGCTGCAAGTGGTAGACAATACCATAGCATTGTTAGTAAATTGAATACTATAAAAGAAAATATTACTATAATAGCAGAAAATGGTGGCATTGCAAAACGTAATAATACGCATTTACACGCAAACTATTTTCCTAATAGTGATGTTCAAAAAATCATTCCATTTTTAAGAAACATTAATGATGCTCATATTGTTTTATGTGGTGAAAAAGCGGCTTACATAGAATCTAAAGATGAAGCATTTATTACTATGTTTAAAGAATATTATACCGAATATAAAGTTGTAGAAAACTTAACTGAAGTAAACAATGATAATTTTTTAAAGATTGCGGTTTATAGTTTTGGTGGTGCTGAAGAGAACTTGTACCCTCACTTTAAACAGTTTGAAGATATTATTCAAGTGAAAATTTCTGGCAATAACTGGATGGATTTATCACACATTGATACCAACAAAGGTTATGCTTTACAGAAAATACAGCATGAACTAGACGTATTACCATCGGAAACTATTGTGTTTGGAGATTACAATAACGACTTAGAAATGTTACAATTATCTGAATTTAGTTTTGCTATGCAAAATGCACACCCTAATGTGAAACAAACTGCCAAATACGAAACTAAAAGCAATGATGATGGTGGTGTCGAATTTATCTTGAAAAAATTAATTGAGGATAAAGAGTCGTTAATTTCCAGTGACTGTTAA
- a CDS encoding secondary thiamine-phosphate synthase enzyme YjbQ has protein sequence MMWFQTEITLKEHKRGFHLITDEILNSFPEIRDINIGILHVFIKHTSASLTINENADPTVRIDFESHINKMVPENRPYFTHTYEGEDDMPAHIKTSLLGSSIQIPITNGQLNLGVWQGIYLCEHRNYGGRRTLVLTVTGN, from the coding sequence ATAATGTGGTTTCAAACTGAAATAACCTTAAAAGAGCATAAGAGAGGGTTTCATTTAATTACAGATGAAATTCTTAATAGTTTTCCTGAAATAAGAGATATTAATATAGGAATATTACATGTTTTTATAAAACATACATCGGCAAGTTTAACTATTAATGAAAATGCAGATCCTACGGTTAGAATAGATTTTGAGAGCCATATAAATAAAATGGTACCAGAAAACAGACCATACTTTACACATACATACGAAGGTGAAGACGACATGCCTGCTCATATTAAAACATCTTTGCTGGGAAGTTCTATACAAATTCCTATAACCAATGGACAACTAAATCTTGGTGTTTGGCAAGGGATTTATTTATGTGAGCATAGAAATTATGGTGGCAGGAGAACTTTGGTATTAACAGTCACTGGAAATTAA
- a CDS encoding asparagine synthetase B produces the protein MDAETQKNHLKAYGITYWTLEKQLKVKWLLNYRGGSFLLPDTENIQRECQIRGVSFEIISNSKAEAILNEISSPSKNMEAIVLEKAPKIVVYTPKGKLPWDDAVTMVLTYAEIPYETIYDEDVLNDGLLLFDWLHLHHEDFTGQYGKFYRNYRSAAWYIEEKKEAEALATRLGYNKVSDEKLTVAKKIRDYVIGGGFMFAMCSATDSFDIALSADGVDICEPMFDGDASTPNYQNKINYNNTFAFTDYILERSPMVYEFSSIDMTSKRRIPKTTDYFSLMEFSAKWDPVPTMLCQNHTALVKGFMGQTTSFTRDEIKSNVLIMGENKTNGEAKYIHGIKGKGFFTFYGGHDPEDYTHRVGDPKTELDLHPTSPGYRLILNNVLFPAAKKKKQKT, from the coding sequence ATGGATGCCGAAACCCAAAAGAATCATTTAAAAGCTTACGGAATTACTTATTGGACTTTAGAAAAACAATTAAAAGTTAAATGGTTGCTTAATTACAGAGGCGGCTCTTTTTTATTGCCAGATACTGAAAATATTCAGCGAGAATGCCAAATTAGAGGAGTTAGTTTTGAGATAATTTCAAACTCTAAAGCTGAAGCGATACTTAACGAAATAAGCAGTCCCAGTAAAAATATGGAAGCTATTGTACTTGAAAAAGCTCCCAAAATAGTAGTTTATACTCCCAAAGGAAAATTACCTTGGGATGATGCGGTTACCATGGTATTAACCTATGCCGAAATTCCTTATGAAACAATTTACGATGAAGATGTTTTAAACGATGGTTTATTGTTATTTGATTGGTTGCATTTACACCATGAAGATTTTACAGGACAATATGGAAAATTTTATAGAAACTATAGAAGTGCCGCTTGGTATATTGAAGAAAAAAAGGAGGCAGAAGCCTTAGCTACTAGGTTAGGCTATAATAAAGTGTCTGATGAGAAATTAACCGTAGCCAAGAAAATACGTGATTATGTTATAGGTGGCGGATTTATGTTTGCTATGTGTAGCGCAACAGATAGTTTTGATATAGCACTATCTGCCGATGGGGTAGATATTTGCGAACCTATGTTTGATGGTGATGCTAGTACACCAAACTATCAAAATAAAATTAACTATAATAATACTTTTGCATTTACAGATTATATTTTAGAGCGAAGCCCTATGGTTTACGAGTTTTCGTCTATCGATATGACCTCAAAAAGAAGAATTCCTAAAACAACAGATTATTTTTCGTTAATGGAGTTTTCTGCAAAATGGGATCCTGTACCAACCATGTTATGCCAAAATCACACAGCTTTAGTTAAAGGGTTTATGGGGCAAACAACATCTTTTACTAGAGATGAGATTAAAAGCAACGTGTTAATTATGGGTGAGAATAAAACCAACGGAGAAGCCAAATACATTCATGGAATAAAAGGAAAAGGTTTTTTTACGTTTTATGGAGGCCATGATCCAGAAGATTATACCCATAGAGTAGGAGACCCAAAAACAGAATTAGATTTACACCCTACATCTCCAGGCTACAGACTTATACTTAATAATGTGTTGTTTCCAGCAGCTAAAAAGAAAAAACAAAAAACCTGA
- a CDS encoding AI-2E family transporter, whose translation MLEQRRTTNILLLIVVIPLVFYLLKTLKFIFIPLVFSMFIALFFLPLMRWLGKRKVPKYASIVIVVLIILGTLALGAELIHLSSKQIMASKGEFFTKAQEKIALLLSSAEDTFGLTISNDKNMLSQFLHKDNLGTTFGFLHKTLTMALMTAFFVVLWLAESINVHQVINAIILKQKHTSVKTFMKVEKDLIKFIKVKVFVSLLTGIFTGLACLVFDVSFPIFWGLFAFAINFVQMVGSFISVICLSIFALVELDPTSTLFFFFLSITGVQVLFGGVLEPVFMGKSFSINIITVLVMLMLWGFIWGIPGLIMAIPITVFVKIILEQFPGTKILSNLLSGSQ comes from the coding sequence ATGCTAGAGCAGAGGCGAACAACTAATATTTTGCTACTTATTGTAGTAATTCCCTTGGTGTTTTATTTACTAAAAACACTCAAGTTTATTTTTATACCTCTTGTTTTTTCTATGTTTATTGCCTTGTTTTTCTTGCCGCTTATGCGTTGGTTAGGTAAACGTAAGGTGCCTAAATATGCTAGCATTGTTATTGTTGTTCTAATTATTCTTGGAACCTTGGCTTTAGGAGCAGAACTTATTCATTTGTCAAGTAAACAAATAATGGCTTCTAAAGGCGAGTTTTTTACCAAAGCTCAAGAAAAAATAGCGTTACTTTTAAGTTCTGCAGAAGATACATTTGGACTTACCATAAGTAACGATAAAAACATGCTGTCACAATTCCTGCATAAAGACAACTTAGGAACTACTTTTGGATTTTTACATAAAACCCTAACCATGGCTTTAATGACGGCGTTTTTTGTAGTGTTATGGCTGGCCGAGTCTATTAATGTTCATCAAGTTATTAATGCTATTATTCTTAAGCAAAAGCATACATCGGTTAAAACGTTCATGAAGGTAGAAAAAGACTTAATTAAGTTTATTAAAGTTAAGGTGTTTGTTAGCCTACTTACAGGGATTTTTACAGGCTTAGCTTGTTTAGTTTTTGATGTTAGTTTTCCTATTTTTTGGGGGCTTTTTGCCTTTGCAATTAATTTTGTTCAAATGGTAGGCTCTTTTATTTCTGTTATTTGTTTATCGATTTTTGCTCTTGTTGAATTAGATCCAACAAGTACGTTGTTCTTTTTCTTTCTATCTATTACTGGTGTTCAAGTATTGTTTGGAGGTGTTTTAGAGCCTGTATTTATGGGGAAATCGTTTTCAATAAATATTATAACAGTACTTGTTATGTTAATGCTTTGGGGCTTTATTTGGGGAATACCAGGACTTATTATGGCAATTCCTATTACTGTTTTTGTGAAAATTATTTTAGAGCAGTTTCCTGGCACAAAAATACTATCTAATTTACTCTCTGGAAGTCAATAG
- the dnaB gene encoding replicative DNA helicase: MKQPNQIKGYQVDKSTIINLERGKVPPQAVDLEEVVIGAMMIDKKGVDEVIDILSPEAFYKEAHQHIFEAIFQLFENSEPIDLLTVSSQLKKNAKLDLIGGDFYLISLTQKVSSSAHIEFHARIILQKFIQRSLIKISSEIIEDSYDETQDVFDLLDKAETKLYEVTQGNIKKSSETAQSLVIQAKKKIEEISNKEGLSGIPTGFNKLDDLTSGWQDSDLIIVAARPGMGKTALTLSMARNIAVDQNIPVAFFSLEMASVQLITRLISSETGLSSEKLRTGKLEKHEWEQLNVKVKGLEKAPLFIDDTPSLSIFDLRAKARRLASQHGIKLIIIDYLQLMTAGGSTKGGNREQEISTISRNLKALAKELSVPVIALSQLSRAVETRGGSKRPLLSDLRESGAIEQDADIVSFIYRPEYYKIEEWDDEERSPTEGQAEFIIAKHRNGGLDNIRLKFIGHLGKFDNLDDFDTPYGHEFHSKMNDNEEASFSSNNYPSASDAFDPPEQNNNSGDGEVPF, translated from the coding sequence ATGAAGCAACCCAATCAAATTAAAGGATATCAAGTAGACAAGAGTACAATAATTAATCTTGAAAGAGGAAAAGTTCCTCCGCAAGCTGTTGATTTAGAAGAGGTTGTGATTGGGGCAATGATGATTGATAAAAAAGGTGTCGACGAAGTTATAGACATTCTTAGCCCCGAAGCGTTCTACAAAGAAGCACATCAACATATTTTTGAAGCGATTTTTCAGTTGTTTGAAAATAGCGAGCCTATTGACTTATTAACCGTTTCAAGTCAATTAAAGAAAAACGCCAAATTAGATTTAATTGGAGGTGATTTTTACCTTATTTCGTTAACCCAAAAAGTATCTTCTTCAGCTCATATCGAGTTTCATGCTAGAATTATCTTACAAAAATTTATTCAGCGAAGTTTAATAAAAATTTCAAGTGAAATAATAGAAGATTCTTACGATGAAACACAAGATGTTTTCGACTTATTAGACAAAGCAGAAACAAAACTTTACGAAGTTACTCAAGGGAACATTAAAAAGTCAAGCGAAACAGCACAAAGCTTAGTTATTCAAGCTAAGAAAAAGATAGAGGAAATTTCTAATAAAGAAGGATTAAGTGGTATACCAACTGGTTTTAATAAGCTAGATGATTTAACCTCTGGTTGGCAAGATAGCGATTTAATTATTGTGGCCGCACGTCCTGGTATGGGTAAAACGGCACTTACGTTATCTATGGCACGAAATATTGCTGTCGATCAAAATATTCCAGTGGCTTTTTTCTCTTTAGAGATGGCATCGGTACAGTTAATTACACGTTTAATATCTTCTGAAACAGGCTTGTCTTCAGAAAAATTAAGAACAGGAAAGCTAGAAAAACACGAATGGGAACAGCTTAACGTAAAAGTGAAAGGGTTAGAAAAAGCTCCTTTATTTATAGACGATACCCCATCGTTATCTATTTTCGATTTGCGTGCAAAGGCTAGACGACTAGCTTCGCAGCATGGCATAAAACTTATTATTATTGATTATTTACAGCTTATGACAGCTGGAGGATCAACAAAAGGAGGAAACCGTGAACAGGAAATATCGACCATTTCACGTAACTTAAAAGCTTTAGCAAAAGAATTAAGTGTGCCTGTTATCGCACTTTCGCAATTATCTCGTGCCGTAGAAACTCGTGGAGGTAGTAAACGACCATTACTATCAGATTTACGTGAATCTGGTGCCATAGAGCAGGATGCCGATATTGTATCGTTTATTTATAGACCAGAATACTACAAAATAGAAGAATGGGATGATGAAGAACGCTCTCCTACTGAAGGACAAGCAGAATTTATTATTGCAAAGCACCGTAATGGAGGGTTAGACAACATACGACTTAAATTTATTGGTCATTTAGGTAAGTTTGATAATTTAGATGACTTTGATACACCTTACGGACATGAATTCCATAGTAAAATGAACGATAACGAGGAAGCTTCTTTTAGCAGTAATAATTACCCTTCAGCTTCAGATGCGTTTGATCCACCAGAACAAAATAATAATTCTGGCGATGGAGAAGTGCCTTTTTAA
- a CDS encoding acetyl-CoA carboxylase carboxyltransferase subunit alpha, whose translation MEYLDFEIPIKELEEQLDKCQVIGEESDVDVTETCKQIEKKLKETKKDIYKNLTPWQRVQLSRHPNRPYTLDYIKALCGDSFLELHGDRNVKDDKAMIGGLGKIGDQTYMFIGQQKGYNTKTRQYRNFGMANPEGYRKALRLMKSAEKFGLPIVTFIDTPGAYPGLEAEERGQGEAIARNILEMSRLKVPVICIVIGEGASGGALGIGVGDRFLMLENAWFSVISPENCSSILWRSWEYKEQAADALKLTAKDSKRIKVIDDIIKEPLGGAHSDRETTFKAVRDAIIKNYEELKNLSPKELVNKRMDKYANMGVYKG comes from the coding sequence ATGGAATATTTAGATTTTGAAATTCCTATTAAAGAATTAGAAGAACAACTTGATAAATGCCAAGTTATAGGAGAGGAGAGTGATGTTGATGTTACCGAAACTTGCAAGCAAATAGAAAAGAAGCTAAAAGAAACCAAAAAAGATATTTATAAAAATCTAACGCCATGGCAACGAGTACAATTATCTCGGCATCCAAACAGACCTTATACGTTAGATTACATTAAAGCTTTATGTGGCGATTCTTTTTTAGAGCTACACGGCGATAGAAATGTAAAAGACGATAAAGCCATGATAGGTGGTTTAGGAAAAATTGGCGATCAAACCTATATGTTTATAGGGCAACAAAAAGGCTACAATACCAAAACAAGGCAATATAGAAATTTTGGTATGGCTAACCCTGAAGGCTATAGAAAAGCATTACGATTAATGAAATCGGCAGAAAAATTTGGGCTTCCTATTGTAACATTTATCGATACACCAGGGGCATACCCAGGATTAGAAGCCGAAGAACGCGGGCAAGGTGAAGCCATTGCCAGAAACATTTTAGAAATGTCTCGTTTAAAAGTACCTGTAATATGTATTGTTATAGGCGAAGGAGCTTCTGGTGGCGCCTTAGGTATTGGAGTAGGAGACAGATTCTTAATGCTAGAAAACGCTTGGTTTTCTGTAATATCTCCTGAAAACTGCTCATCTATACTTTGGAGAAGCTGGGAATATAAAGAACAAGCGGCAGATGCTTTAAAGCTTACTGCTAAAGACAGTAAACGCATAAAAGTAATAGACGATATTATTAAAGAACCGCTTGGAGGTGCACACAGCGATAGAGAAACAACTTTTAAAGCTGTTCGTGATGCCATAATTAAAAATTATGAGGAATTAAAAAACTTATCACCAAAAGAATTAGTAAATAAACGTATGGATAAATATGCCAATATGGGTGTTTACAAAGGTTAA
- a CDS encoding DMT family transporter: protein MLNDKLKDYSHLHFLVFIAGFTAVIGALISIEAISLVWYRMLIALVVMSLYLVVFKVNIQVSKKELTKFSLAGIIIALHWITFFEAIKTANISIALAAFSTGSFFVSFIEPLIFKRKPSWYEILFGIIIIIGVSIITKNEFHHFKALLIGVLSAVFSSLFAVLNGKFLEIHKASVISFYEFIAGVLFISVYLMFSINGFSKMFFSISLNDLLWLIILATICTAYTFVATVYIMKNITPYTVVLTYNLEPVYGILLALIIFPEKETMSINFYLGAGIIVITVLLNGIIKNIKNLKKKRTLSQFDD from the coding sequence ATGCTAAACGATAAGCTAAAAGATTATTCACACCTTCATTTTTTAGTTTTTATAGCCGGATTCACAGCGGTAATAGGAGCTTTAATTTCTATCGAGGCTATTTCTTTAGTTTGGTATAGAATGTTAATTGCTTTAGTGGTAATGAGCCTTTACTTGGTGGTGTTTAAAGTTAACATTCAAGTTTCTAAAAAGGAATTGACTAAATTTTCGCTAGCTGGTATTATTATTGCCTTACACTGGATTACGTTTTTCGAAGCTATTAAAACAGCCAATATCTCTATCGCGTTAGCTGCTTTTTCAACTGGATCTTTTTTTGTGTCTTTTATAGAGCCTTTAATATTTAAACGAAAACCAAGTTGGTACGAAATTCTCTTCGGAATTATTATCATAATAGGCGTTAGTATTATAACTAAAAATGAGTTTCATCATTTTAAAGCTTTACTAATAGGGGTCTTATCAGCTGTTTTTTCGTCACTTTTTGCTGTTTTAAATGGTAAGTTTTTAGAAATCCATAAAGCTTCAGTTATATCGTTTTACGAGTTTATTGCAGGAGTATTATTTATTTCGGTTTATTTAATGTTTTCTATTAACGGGTTTTCAAAAATGTTTTTTTCAATATCTCTTAATGATTTACTTTGGCTTATAATTCTCGCAACCATTTGTACAGCATACACTTTTGTGGCTACCGTTTACATAATGAAAAATATAACGCCTTACACCGTTGTACTTACCTATAATCTAGAACCTGTTTATGGTATACTTTTAGCGTTAATTATTTTCCCAGAAAAGGAAACTATGAGTATAAACTTTTATTTAGGCGCAGGTATTATTGTTATAACGGTACTGCTAAATGGTATTATTAAGAATATTAAAAACCTTAAAAAGAAAAGAACGTTATCTCAATTTGATGATTAA